Proteins from one Mycobacterium sp. EPa45 genomic window:
- a CDS encoding acyl-CoA dehydrogenase family protein, which translates to MIDFEIPSDTAALRDEIRAFVVDKIIPYERDPRITRHGPNEELRTELVGLARDAGLLTFQAPHRFGGREPSHRDQAVLFEAAGWSTLGPVALNCAAPDEGNMFVLSKIATEEQAEKFLVPVIDGRQRSVFAMTEPGGAGSDPNQLATEAVFDGTDYVINGRKWLITGANKARTWIIMARVAPNPHGADGPTLFLCDGQTQGIELERVMDTMDRNYVEGHGVIQFNNLRLPASAVLGEVGQALRYAQLRLTPARLTHCMRWLGAASRAHSIAVEHARTRTGFGKPLGEHQGVSFMLADNEIALQQCRLAIWWACWALDTGAKGRHESSMVKAYVSEELFKVADRCVQILGGMGISDETPVGMIFSDMRAFRIYDGPTEVHKYAIARQVLRNPS; encoded by the coding sequence ATGATCGATTTCGAGATTCCCAGCGACACCGCGGCGTTGCGCGACGAGATTCGCGCGTTCGTCGTCGACAAAATCATTCCCTACGAACGAGATCCGCGCATCACGCGGCACGGACCGAACGAGGAGCTGCGCACCGAACTGGTCGGACTGGCACGGGACGCCGGCCTGCTGACCTTCCAGGCGCCGCACCGATTCGGTGGCCGTGAGCCGTCCCACCGCGACCAGGCGGTGCTCTTCGAAGCCGCCGGCTGGTCCACGCTCGGCCCGGTCGCGCTGAACTGCGCAGCGCCCGACGAGGGCAACATGTTCGTGCTGTCCAAGATCGCGACCGAAGAGCAGGCAGAGAAGTTCCTGGTTCCGGTGATCGACGGCAGGCAGCGGTCGGTGTTCGCGATGACCGAGCCGGGCGGGGCCGGATCCGACCCGAATCAACTTGCCACCGAGGCTGTTTTCGACGGCACCGACTATGTGATCAACGGCCGCAAGTGGCTGATCACCGGTGCCAATAAGGCACGGACGTGGATCATCATGGCTCGGGTAGCGCCGAATCCCCATGGTGCGGACGGCCCGACGTTGTTCCTGTGCGATGGACAGACGCAGGGCATCGAGCTCGAGCGGGTGATGGACACCATGGACCGCAATTACGTCGAGGGCCACGGCGTGATCCAGTTCAACAACCTGCGGCTGCCCGCCTCAGCGGTGCTCGGCGAGGTCGGCCAGGCCTTGCGCTACGCCCAGTTACGCTTGACGCCGGCTAGATTGACCCACTGTATGCGGTGGCTGGGTGCGGCATCACGAGCGCACTCGATCGCGGTCGAACATGCCCGAACGCGCACCGGTTTCGGCAAGCCGCTCGGAGAGCATCAGGGCGTGAGCTTCATGCTGGCCGACAACGAGATCGCACTGCAGCAATGCCGGCTGGCGATCTGGTGGGCCTGCTGGGCGCTGGACACCGGGGCCAAGGGCCGCCACGAGAGTTCGATGGTGAAGGCCTACGTGTCCGAGGAATTGTTCAAGGTGGCCGACCGCTGCGTGCAAATCCTGGGCGGCATGGGCATTTCCGACGAGACACCGGTCGGCATGATCTTCTCCGATATGCGCGCGTTCCGGATCTACGACGGCCCG
- a CDS encoding phosphotransferase family protein has product MSKQGLGEGPLENVSEITGGTQNVMLRFTRSDREYVFRRGPRHLRPVSNKVILRETRVLHALAGTDVPHPRLIAVCDDTSVLGEAVFYLMEPVDGFNAGSVLPPLHANDPGIRHGMGLSMADAAAKLGAVDHVAVGLADFGKPDGFLERQVPRWLSELESYSGFDNYPGPDIGDVDAVATWLQKNQPATWQPGIMHGDYHAANVMFSPTGPEVVAIVDWEMCTIGDPLLDLAWMLATWYSPGRDSVLGNALMGAGDLAGPDELIERYAQNTTRDLSNIDWYTVLACFKLGIILEGSNARAAAGLAPKEIGDHLHTATVRLFERAVALMEGQR; this is encoded by the coding sequence ATGTCGAAGCAGGGCCTGGGTGAGGGCCCGCTCGAAAACGTCTCCGAAATCACCGGCGGCACCCAGAACGTCATGCTCCGCTTCACCCGGTCGGACCGCGAGTACGTGTTCCGCCGAGGCCCCCGCCACCTGCGTCCCGTGAGCAACAAGGTGATCCTCCGGGAGACCCGGGTCCTGCACGCACTGGCCGGCACCGATGTCCCGCACCCGCGGTTGATTGCAGTGTGTGACGACACGTCCGTGCTGGGCGAAGCGGTGTTCTATCTGATGGAGCCGGTCGACGGATTCAACGCCGGATCGGTGCTGCCGCCACTGCACGCCAATGATCCCGGCATCCGGCACGGAATGGGCCTGTCGATGGCCGATGCGGCGGCCAAACTCGGCGCCGTCGACCATGTCGCGGTCGGCCTGGCCGATTTCGGCAAGCCCGACGGATTCTTGGAACGCCAAGTGCCGCGGTGGCTTTCCGAGCTGGAGTCCTACAGCGGGTTCGACAACTACCCGGGGCCCGACATCGGCGATGTCGACGCCGTCGCCACCTGGCTGCAGAAGAATCAGCCCGCCACGTGGCAGCCGGGCATCATGCACGGCGATTACCACGCTGCCAACGTGATGTTCTCGCCGACCGGCCCCGAGGTGGTGGCGATCGTCGACTGGGAGATGTGCACCATCGGCGATCCCCTGCTGGACCTCGCCTGGATGCTGGCCACCTGGTACTCGCCGGGCCGCGACTCGGTGCTGGGCAACGCCCTCATGGGTGCCGGCGACCTGGCCGGCCCTGACGAGCTGATCGAGCGCTACGCCCAGAACACCACCCGCGACCTGTCCAATATCGACTGGTACACGGTGCTGGCCTGTTTCAAGCTCGGCATCATCCTCGAGGGTTCGAATGCCCGGGCCGCTGCAGGCTTGGCGCCCAAGGAAATTGGCGACCACCTACACACCGCGACGGTGCGCTTGTTCGAGCGAGCTGTGGCACTGATGGAGGGACAACGATGA
- a CDS encoding threonine/serine exporter ThrE family protein: MDEKRHARRTRIFDAIRKTPPEPLGPPDSHDQAEVAAMLREIGIALIEVEQPTQLVFSRLMEIATQYTTQPVRLVVLPTVLMIQVGTVGYEVDTSTTYSLQLDMAGRIDDIASLAAVGAITPADAIAAISQARSLRPRFGPVTTTLGYALTTIGFGMIINPTWASLPGYLFLGLIVGAIAQLGRPFPSLNPVLPTAAAMIVTMLATWFVADTANDGLLRVIAPALVAMLPGMSLTIGAMELASNQLISGTSRLVYGVAQLALLVFGVALGVHVAGEVSPQTPSTQMGPWSLYVAIIVVAIGLYVYLSAPRGSLIWLAAAIGVALVGQAIAGKFVAAAYSGFIGAFLTVPFAMLAARIRTSPPAIVMMLAAFWALVPGALSFESVSVAATGTRVGTASLGVTGAAILSIALGTVIGWSVFHTIDSRLPWPKGLAQPTVR, from the coding sequence ATGGACGAAAAGCGGCATGCCCGGCGCACACGGATCTTCGATGCGATCCGCAAGACTCCCCCGGAACCGCTTGGTCCGCCGGATTCCCACGACCAGGCCGAGGTGGCGGCGATGCTGCGGGAGATCGGTATCGCACTGATCGAGGTAGAACAGCCGACGCAGCTGGTGTTTTCACGGCTGATGGAGATCGCCACGCAGTACACCACCCAACCCGTGCGCCTGGTCGTGTTGCCCACTGTGCTGATGATTCAGGTGGGCACCGTCGGCTATGAGGTCGACACCTCCACGACGTACTCGCTGCAGCTGGACATGGCCGGGCGCATCGACGACATCGCCAGCCTGGCCGCGGTCGGCGCGATCACCCCCGCTGACGCGATCGCGGCGATATCCCAGGCGCGCAGTCTGCGCCCGCGGTTCGGTCCGGTCACGACCACGCTCGGATATGCCCTCACCACAATCGGTTTCGGCATGATCATCAATCCGACCTGGGCATCGCTGCCGGGGTACCTGTTCCTCGGCCTCATCGTCGGGGCAATCGCCCAACTCGGCAGGCCCTTCCCGTCGCTGAACCCGGTGCTGCCGACCGCGGCGGCGATGATCGTGACGATGCTGGCGACCTGGTTCGTCGCGGACACCGCCAACGACGGCCTGCTGCGCGTGATCGCCCCAGCACTGGTCGCGATGCTGCCCGGAATGTCGCTGACCATCGGCGCGATGGAGCTGGCCAGCAACCAGCTGATCAGCGGCACCAGCCGGCTGGTCTACGGCGTCGCCCAGCTGGCGCTGCTGGTGTTCGGGGTGGCATTGGGCGTCCACGTGGCGGGAGAGGTCAGCCCGCAGACTCCGTCGACGCAAATGGGTCCGTGGTCGTTGTACGTGGCGATCATCGTGGTGGCGATCGGGCTCTACGTGTATCTATCCGCCCCGCGCGGATCGCTGATCTGGCTCGCGGCCGCCATCGGAGTTGCACTCGTCGGTCAGGCAATCGCCGGAAAGTTCGTCGCCGCAGCCTATTCCGGCTTCATCGGCGCCTTCCTGACCGTTCCGTTCGCAATGCTCGCTGCCCGGATCAGAACCTCTCCGCCGGCAATCGTGATGATGCTGGCGGCGTTCTGGGCCCTGGTTCCCGGCGCGCTGAGCTTCGAATCGGTGAGCGTGGCCGCGACCGGCACCCGCGTCGGCACAGCGAGTCTGGGGGTCACCGGTGCGGCAATCCTGTCGATCGCGTTGGGCACCGTGATTGGCTGGAGTGTGTTCCATACCATCGACAGCCGGTTGCCGTGGCCGAAAGGATTGGCTCAACCAACCGTACGGTAG
- a CDS encoding DUF1622 domain-containing protein, whose product MNFFEVIETVGKAIDATGVAAIAIGALLSAAGVLRRLRTGDAYRAFRQQLGRSILLGLELLVAADIIRTVAVTPDARSVAVLAGIVLIRTFLSFSLELEITGYWPWQKNRQPQATPDPAEPTPGTATHPQ is encoded by the coding sequence GTGAACTTTTTCGAGGTCATCGAGACGGTGGGCAAAGCGATCGACGCGACGGGGGTCGCCGCCATCGCGATCGGAGCGTTGCTCTCCGCTGCGGGTGTGCTCCGGCGCTTGCGAACCGGCGACGCCTATCGGGCGTTCCGCCAACAGCTCGGACGTTCGATCCTGCTGGGACTGGAACTGCTGGTCGCCGCGGACATCATCCGCACCGTCGCCGTGACACCGGACGCCCGCAGTGTGGCGGTGTTGGCCGGCATCGTGCTGATCCGGACGTTCTTGAGTTTCTCGCTGGAGCTGGAGATCACCGGCTATTGGCCGTGGCAGAAAAACCGCCAGCCGCAAGCCACGCCTGACCCCGCCGAGCCGACGCCCGGGACAGCCACGCATCCGCAATGA
- a CDS encoding MmcQ/YjbR family DNA-binding protein, with translation MHDRPAKVSDVHEFAASMPHVTRIEGPKGNPIYQVGGKSFVYFRTPRPDAADPETGERYTDVILWVESEADKLSLVQDPNSPFFTTEHFGGHPSVLVRAGRLGEIGRAELRELIADAWLSRASARRGQAWLAAGGFSATANSR, from the coding sequence ATGCATGACCGTCCGGCGAAGGTCAGCGATGTCCACGAGTTCGCGGCGTCGATGCCGCACGTCACCCGGATCGAAGGCCCCAAGGGCAACCCGATCTATCAGGTCGGCGGAAAGTCGTTCGTGTACTTCCGCACTCCGCGGCCGGACGCGGCCGATCCGGAAACCGGCGAACGCTACACCGATGTCATCCTTTGGGTGGAGTCCGAGGCCGACAAGCTCAGCCTCGTCCAGGACCCGAACTCACCGTTCTTCACCACCGAACATTTCGGTGGGCATCCGTCGGTGCTCGTCCGCGCCGGCCGTCTCGGTGAAATCGGGCGAGCCGAATTGCGTGAGCTCATTGCGGATGCGTGGCTGTCCCGGGCGTCGGCTCGGCGGGGTCAGGCGTGGCTTGCGGCTGGCGGTTTTTCTGCCACGGCCAATAGCCGGTGA